The following nucleotide sequence is from Malania oleifera isolate guangnan ecotype guangnan chromosome 4, ASM2987363v1, whole genome shotgun sequence.
agattgaaaaaaaataattctaaGACTATTCTTCAAGGACTATTCTTTTTATTAATAGTGCATACAAATACCATTCTATAATGTTATGCCTGCTAAATTTAATTTAGGCGGCTAGTTTAACTTCCAAGCAAGCTTTTCAAAATCTTAAAAAAGAAGTGACCCTCAGACATATCATAAATGGGTTGGGATTAAACGGATTCAGGTTAAACCTTTTATTAACGGGTGTTTACTATATAAACTCAAACCTGCTAGTTTAATAAATATGTCATAAACGGGTCAcccattcaaaaaataaaatatatttattttaaaattttttaaatatttcatataaaatgacatttaaaaaaaaaaacacttcatGTTATTTTTAAATGGGTCATAAACCAGGTGACTCGACCCGAACCTGcctaacccatttaataaacgagTCGGGCTCGAATTCACTCATTTATAAACGTATTGACTTGTATTAAACACAAATCCGACTTAAACGGACAGGTCACGGGTCACCTGTTGGGTTCGACCCATTTTGCCACCTCTATGCTTCATAGTTCATACctcatttaatatttttttttcctcttataTTGTTGTcgtaattaattacttaattatattttttaagagcAGTTTTTTTTACAATATTAGTTTATATACATATGCACacccatatatacatatacatatattaaataggctaatatgaaaaaaaaatcatttaaaatatttttaaaatatctaaattCTACATTTCGGAACTTgaatttcaattctaaatttggatttgtatgaattttagtataacataatacaaaattttgttaaaaccaatatttttgaaaattaacatatatggaatttgtactaatttcaaattcaaatttatttaaaaatagatTTAAAAAAGTAATTGTtgctattttttatattttccttttatgTATGTGTTTTTATATAAAGGTGGCGGCCCAAAAAAGCTTTCAACATGAAAAGGCAATGACATAAATGTGTATGATTTGcaactcataatttttttttagatcttcaaaattaatatttcattttcaataatatcttaaataaaatatgcagaattaatgacatttcaaaaaattttaaaaataagacccgttcaaaaatttttaaaaatatagtaaaaaatagTAACAGTTGAGGCATTTATTAATAATGGAATTATTAGCCGACCGTGGATTATGTTGGCGGTGGATCCCACCACAGCAACTGCGCACATAAACTAACGCAATCATAAGTTTAttaccagaaaaaaaaaaaaagaaaaaagacagcCATAAAGTGATGAagccaaaaataataataaaaaaacgaATTATACAATGCAGACGCAGTGAGCTCATGGCATGCGCTGTCACACGTGTCGAGATCTGCGTGGTGCAAACGTCAACTGGCTTCGTCCAACCACACACACCGTCAATCACGAGAAGAAAAATCAACGGTCCAGATCCTCCCGTCAGCTTTCAACCCACGCAATTTGATCAGCGCATGGCATATGCTGACTCACCCTTACCCATCCCAATCTCCTCCCTCCTCCAGAAAGTTTTGGACCTTTCTGACGTGGATCTTAATCGGATTCTCCCGACCAATCTCTGACGTCCACGTCAATTGAGCATTTCtgcttatattattatataaacaCCCCCTCCCCCCACCTTACAAACCTCCTCGGCCTATAACATTTCTTCTTCATTCGCAGGTTCTCTCTGTTTCTCACTTTTTCCCAATTCTCAATTCAATTCAATCGACCTGTCTGAGTTTTTTTCTGAGTACGTCTGAGTAGCTTCTAAGAGTTAATCCAATCGTCGCCGGAGATCATGGAGGCTCAAGTAATTTGTGGATTAAGCGAATTAGAACCCGGGATAAACTGCCTGAACAGCCCTTCCTTCGTTTCTGGGCTTTCTTCTCTTTCCGGCATGGAAATTATCTACAATTCTTACAATTTCTGGAAATGGGTCGCTTTGATTCTTGCACTAGCCGGAGCTTTCAGCGGCATAGCTAACAGAATAAAGGTCCTGGTCGTGAGACGCCGGAGATGTAAATCTAAATCTCTGGTTACGGAGCCTCTCCTCGGAGAGTCAGAGGAAGACGATTACAGCGACGAAGACGAGACCAGCTCGTCGACGTCGGAAGAGGACGAAGAAGAAGAGCCTTCGCCGTCGTTCGATCGGGGGGAACCCACCGACGAAGATTTCCGCGTTGCGGGCTCTAGCGATTACAAGTGGCAAAACCGTAATTTGAGGCTTCGTCGACGGCGCAACGTCGGTGATCGCTTCTCGTGGTCGGATTTCGCCACTGGCAAGAGTGTCGTGAAGCTCTGGGACGGCCTGGGTTTGGGACTAGACGTGGAGAACTCATCCAGTAGCCTAATTTCAATTTGGGATTTGAACCGAGATCGTAAGATCAGCAGCTCGTTCCTCGCCGAGAAATATGAAGTTCCGGCTGCCTTTTCTATGTCCTCGCCGGAGATTCTCTCGAAGAACCTCGGAATAAGCGTGTGGGACGCGAGAATGAGCCGCCGGACTCCGGCGATACACGCGGAGTGGCAGCCTCAGTCCGGGATGGTAGTGGGTATCGATTCCGTCGGCGTCCAAAAGGTGTACGTCGGAGATAATTTTTCCGGCGATGTAACCGTGGGCGACGTGCGGAAGGCAAGCTCGCCGTTGGGAAACCTCGATGAAGGCGACGGCGACAGGTGGTGGGACGCTGACACGGTTATTTTACCTgaagagttcgttgacgagtcagGGGCGAGCGTTTGCGACTCAGTTGTGACACGGTGTCGCGACGCGGTTTGGTATTACCTGTTTTAGGAAGGGCAAAACGGTGAAATGAATAAAAAACCCAGTGGAAGGACAGGAACTTTGTAAATTACTAAATTAGTACTCAATATTTATTTCCCTtaatttgaattattattattattattatcattattaatttgAATTTTCTTCTCATGAATTATTCCTGCTTTGGTTGAGTAATTTGCATTACAGCTAGCTGTGCTTGCTTGTGAAATATGTTATTAATAGGTatgactttttaaaatttttaaaaattaaattgagaTTGAGTTGAGATAATCCatctattaaaaataattaaatatgacTTAGCTCAAGGTTAATCACAGATTTGCAAGTCATCCGACcgactttttaaaatttttaaaaattaaattgagaTTGAGTTGAGATAATCCatctattaaaaataattaaatatgacTTAGCTCAAGATTAATCACAGATTTGCAAGTCATCCGACcaaacaaaaaattaattctttttattttattttattaatttctctagAAGAAGGGCCTCCAAATCTGACCTCTGAGACTCCTTCAATGGCTTCCAAGAAATTAAAACGTGAGTAATATGAAAAGTGAGAATTTCATattaacaaatttaaaattttttttttttaacatttcaaAATAATTGGGTTGATGAAAAAGGAAATGTCCAATTATCTCTCCTTCATCCTTAATTTTCTTCTCTAcctttattttactttattttttctaatttcttcttCTCTCACACTTCTCTATCACTCCCTCCCTCCTTTTCCATCAACCAAGCTCTTTTAAGATAGAGACGTTGGTGATAAACATTCTCTTAATTTGATTCGTGCAAGAATTcacttttgtttttttaaattatttcttGATTATTTGAGTTTGCAATGTATTGAGTTGTTTTGACTATTTAGAAACCAATTaattgtcaaaaagacacaaacttccctttatattttgtaaaaaaataaatcttttaaGAAGAAATGTGTATCTTTCTAAAAAATCTATAGAATACTTGAAACTTTAGGGAAAGTTTATCTTTTGCCAAACCTCAGAAGAGACAAATGTCTTTTACTCAAAATTTTACTAGCCAAAAATTGAATAGTATTCGAGATTACATTAATGAATTGAAGAGTAGGATACTATTCATGGATGCATTAATGAAATTAAGAAGAAGTCGAATAGTACCACTTATAGGTGCATTAGTGAATGTAAAAAATATGGTATTAGTTGTTGATGCATTAATGAAATCAAGAGCATGGTACTATTCATTGATGCATGAACTCAAGAAAAAAGTACTATTCATGGGTATATATAAAGTGAAACCAATACTATGGTACTATTCATGACTacattaccttttttttttttttttattacgtcAAGTTTCCTTGGATCAATGGGCGTCAGCCCTTGCCAAGACTAGTCTCACACCTGCGCCAGCTAAGCACACAGCCACCACATAGGAGATAAATCCGGATATGTAGCACAAGTGGTAGGAATTGAACCTAAGATTATACCGACAAGTGGCCCTCCCAACCCGAGCCCAAGACACATCTCGCGCCACCATCCATGGGAAACGATAAGACGCTTCAACCACTGGCTCCTCAAGTGCATCAACCAGATTCGAACCCGAGATTATACCTCCAAGCGGCCCTCCCAAACCCGCCCTTACCACCCGGCCATATGCCTGGAGGCATGACTACATTACCTTTGACTTCATTGATTGTgtatcttatttttcttcttcttcaattaaggaaaatagaaaataaatatttttttttagcaaaTAGATAATAAATATTATCAACAACATAAATTAGTTTAAATCAGTAGAGGTAATGAGTTTATTAGTAAATTTATTAACACATTCcgtaattatttttatttattttcttgtttaCATTTAGAACTTACGAGTTAGaatattgaatttatttttttatttataaatttagacAAATATATAATGAGTTTTTTtacgaaaatattaaaaaaaatcaaaaaacacaaatatgaagaaaatggggaaaatttacacaaatgtacccaaccgactttccaaaagtcggtttgggctttaaaataattaaaaaaaaatgtcagCCATCAACTCTTGTTAgctagaattaaaaaaaaataatttgagaaccgacttttcaaaagtcggctCTTCACCTACACCCACACCAAAGCCTCCCCCCTGCCTCCTCCTAAAGACCTCCGCCTCCCttattggctttttgagttcgatttctattttgatgttgacaaaacacaAGTTACTTATATGTGTTTTTAAGTCATTCAACAagtttactattcaacacacacataaagcaaaagggaaaatggaagccagaagacttaaagcttacttcaactggcgcattccatgaagtgaAGAGTAAAAGAGGAAAACATTTTGATTTTAGTTATATTgcatttaatatttattatttggtctgtaataatgcatgcatttgtatAATATGGATGAAAGTTCAGAATgatcgtagatagaccctagggaccaccACACTTCACAGAAAACatttttcttaacaactaaatcatacaaaaagggtTTAAATTGATTAGAGTCAAAATCAGGGCAAAAACAAAGTTGGAGGTCGatcgacgccagatttttaggcttaatttaaaagcccagtcgaccgaacagaCCGTAGGCCAGAAAGTCAATGTTTGACTAAGTCTCGGTTGACCGACCGATCTGCATTATAAATGCTTTGGTCGACCGGACAAGtagaagtcaaatatttgacctgACTTGGTCGATCGACCCATTTTTTAACTAAGCTTCTTCCATCAACCGAACTTCAAAAGTACCTTTTCCTAACTTTCCCGGCTGACCGAACCCATAGTTCAAAATGAGCTCGATTGATCGAAATTCAAAGAGCGGTCAACTGAACCTAAGCTATGGTCGATCAAACCTacaaagggttcgaaatcgcCCTGAAACGGTCCACCAAATCCATAGTTTAAAATTGTCacgattgaccgaacttgttaatatggtcgatcgaacctctcaggttggaaattttttaaaggctaaaacaactttaattttttaattaaaattttctaaaataccgAACTTGTCCCTCAATGGTCAGATTtcctaaaaatctataaatacccactCCATAACTTAGattaataactttgattaatccaaaatttctctctaatccattgttacttaaagttcccccaaaacgttttcttattgttaaaatcattcttttggggcaaaatcttttatacaaatctctccaactctctttcatgcttttatttaaaaattgtttttgagaagagtattttatttaagacACTTTacttgcatatactctcacttagtaaataatctttgaaaaacatttttgagagtattgcttaggttttctcctagttatttctttgataaatacttttgggagaaaattattataacacaaatattttcttgagcttaaattcctaaattctccaaatattttttatttgcaaaaatatttattggagaacatatttctcatttatatatattcatctatatattatttgtgcaaaaattatttgaagaacAAAATCCTAAgttctcttatatttttattgaaatatatttttggaaaaaaaattcttattagggtttaaatatatttaagaaCTCTTTCTCTACTGaacacatttcatatcatattaaagtacgtgtatttaaagtttaaacgttgtacatctctgcttgtatttagaaatattttatcatgtacaaaaatatttttattgtatcggttgggttcacgCCGTAATTGAACTAGGGATTCTTAGCCCTGTAAAGTCAGACCGATTCCATTTAGCCCGAgaaattgaactagagagtctccaccccgtaaggaggATCAGTTGGACTCAGCGTGGTAATTAAGCTGAGGTTTACCTTGTCCCGTAAGGAAAGGTTATAATGGCTTTTGctctgcccatttaagtgagcaaaaatagtgtaatccttggggggtatgcccaaggtggggacgtaggctagtttgatCGAACCTCGAAAACAAATCTGTGTGTTACTccctctctatctcatttaaattttagcacttaaATTTCTATTTGTGCATGCTTGTTTATTCACtattacaattatttgcatgtacacatttaaattattttacatacacacgtgtatattaaaatatgaagTGTGGTGAATCGGCACATAtttaaatttagccaaaatattttaaaatccaattcacccctctcttggtaTTACACTAAAGTCAACATCCCCTCTACACacaatcaaaattttttaaaaatttaaataaaaataaaatatatattatttttcaaattttacgatataaataaaaatttgtaaataaaaattatgtttttaagtgacatttaatacaaaaaatattttctactttttatttatttttcaaatgaattaaaaaaagtaacttttttaatttcaatattatatacaaatgaaTACAATAGCAAAAAAATTGAACTAATTTACTTTTGGTAATATTAAGACAAAAAAGGACATCTTACTTACtaattacataaatttttttaaattgaaataataataaaatatatattatttttcaaatttcaagatttaaataaaaatttgtaaataaaaaatatatttttaagtgttatttaaaacaaaaaatattttctatttattatttatttttcaaatgaattaagaaaaatggtagggaaatatatataaaaaaagttTGCATGCACGGAAAAATgtgaattaaattataataattaatatattaaatttttattattttttatgtaaaattagttattttgattcaaaatttgtactgcataaattttattttagttttttattagtagctttaaatttatttaaaaaataaataaacaagagtcaaattttataattataaattttataattttataaattaaaatttttctatttattcaaaatccataatacataaattttatttttaattttttattgatagttttaaatttatttaaaaaataaataaacacacaTCAAATTTTATAactataaatttttataattttataaattaaaatttccctacaaaaaatataaatataattactaTCTTCACGGCGCTGGTACTTCCCAGATCATCACTTGTCTAATGCCGATCATCGTTGATCACTTCCTGCACGAATCCTTGACTGCCTTTTGCCTGTGCGTAGACCAGTCATTCGCCTATACTTaatgttgttggaattggtgtgatcccaagaggggagtgaattgagttttaaaaatattttgattaaattaaacatttacgccgatttaccacatatcatatctcattcaatgtacatTCATGTATATGAAATAATTAAACCATGAGTtcagacatacacgtgtgcaatatatctcatttaatttaaatgtatgcatgcaaatgATTATAACAGTAagtaaacaagcatacacatgtgaAATTTAAAGTgaagaaagtaaatgagatagagagagagcgacacacgaCATTTGCTATCGAAATTCGGCTAAATCAGCTTACGTCTCCCGCATTGGGCATAcaccccaaggattccactaaacctgctcacttaaacgggcggagcagaagccgtttacaatGTCCTTATGGGGCATACATTCCCcaactcacttaacgagtggagccaACACTATGCACACTTTCTCAGGAGGGTGCATCTCCTAGTTCTCTTAAGTGGGTCTGAACTAATCCAATGCTTTCCTAACAGGGTCTGAGCATTCCGGTGCTCTCTTAACCAGGTTTGAACAAGTCCAGGACTATTCACAGTGTACGTCTCCTCTTCTGACAACTCGTCGAGAATACAACATCAATAATAACAAATTTTTGTACAACAGAGAATACTTTTTAAAAAGCATATGTGTACAAATTTAAGGCTCAAAACATGCACTttttaatgatatgaaatattctcagtaaagtaagggtgtttttaaaaataaatattctaatctttgaaaagggtgtttttaaaaataaatattctaatctttgaagataaaaatgcttcaaagatttgaactctAATAAAATAtgctcctaaaaatatttttcaaatacgaaccggagaacctagggtttgctcttcAAATCgcttttgcacaaatagaatatatatgaaaaatgaatatTATTATTCTCCTATAAATGTTTTTGCAAATAAagatatttggagaatctaggaatttaagttCAAGTAATACTCACAAAATTGTTTCTTAAAGATTAAAAGATAAATGAGATTATGTGCAAATAAAATACCCTAAATAAGtactctcctcaaaaatgattttgaaataaaagtatgaaagagagttggagagatttgtataaaagattttgcctcaaaagaatgattttatcaataaaaattggttttggggaaactttgattaacaaaggtttagagagaatctgaagttaatcaaagttgttaatctggagtaatgaaggggtatttatagattttcaggaaTATATGACTGTTGGAGACACGCtcgatattttggaaaagtttaatttaaaaattaatgacattttagccctttaaaaaattttcaacccgaaaggtttggtcgaccatataaagggttcggtcaaccatattgacaagttcggtcgaccgtggaacttttgaactacaggttcagTCAATCGTCtcagggtgattttgaaccctttgtgggTCCAGTCCATCAAGGCAAAGGGCCGATTAACCATttatatggttcgatcgaccgtggccaatttgaattataaggttcggtcgaccaagtataAAAAAGAGAGGCACAATTTATTTTACCAAAAAATTATTTCTCACCCTTAATATAAGATttcatggtggtgaggtgagtgtgtgctaaacacatataccaaaattttgggtgctcaaccataatattagaaaagcctagattggcttccttccaaactcatgaatgatgattcagaagttaaaccatttgttgtagatcaatcattcaatgataattcaagaatggacattttcaaaataagcacaaaatattcatgcttgTAATTTAAGCACAGTATATGtgtccaaacaacttggtaaagagcatgtgtataatttagagcattctaggaaaattcaaaggattattgaaaattttgcatatttttcaatataacatacaatgtttaggattcaacatacaccactacctattcaattattcagcatgcattataaaaaatttataaagttcaacccacatgcaatggatttcaagccatgatcatttaacatgcaaaaactgataattaccaatgaatcttcatgcaaatgatctttttatcatacatcatttataaatattcattaatgacaatgtgcatgagccagtctaagtgaccacttaaggttaaaatactaagttcaacttggtcaccataCTGATACTGCTtaagactttcaaaagtatttagaatttaaaaatgagtcttatgaagtcataatttTAGTTGACTAGctagcatgtatgtctaaaatagatcaatgAATTCAACATGCAAGACTCTAGTcaactaccagtatgcaatacacaaatctgcatcggCCAAGTAGATGACGTTCAAATCAGGCATGCAGTTcagtatattcaatcaatataaactattcatcaaataatataacattgaGAAAGTAGTGGATAGTAAGTGTTCAGTTCACACGAAGCatccaatataaaaaaaaaaagatatttctaAAATGAGCACAATACACTAAAGTATTTATTAGATGAACTTTAAATTTTCTGCTTCCCCTCAATTATACagcctgttgaccttataggtcatatccctgttttgattatgacaaatactcatgtatttaatgtctgctgagttgatgtgcaggtttatcttggaggtatcctatgatggcactcggagacccttggaggaaaatgaagatcttgaagaccctagttataatttaattgtcgtatttctttgatgtaaagggtctgtaatagtaattaggggtctggtttgtaataagctcacacacacataACCTGCTTGTTaatacgtaagttcaaacaaaccataaataagaaatgaccttagaatgaccttagggtgtacccttcggtcgtcctttggtcgaccaacaccgaactttttcggtgtattCAAAATTGGactcaa
It contains:
- the LOC131152899 gene encoding uncharacterized protein LOC131152899, with amino-acid sequence MEAQVICGLSELEPGINCLNSPSFVSGLSSLSGMEIIYNSYNFWKWVALILALAGAFSGIANRIKVLVVRRRRCKSKSLVTEPLLGESEEDDYSDEDETSSSTSEEDEEEEPSPSFDRGEPTDEDFRVAGSSDYKWQNRNLRLRRRRNVGDRFSWSDFATGKSVVKLWDGLGLGLDVENSSSSLISIWDLNRDRKISSSFLAEKYEVPAAFSMSSPEILSKNLGISVWDARMSRRTPAIHAEWQPQSGMVVGIDSVGVQKVYVGDNFSGDVTVGDVRKASSPLGNLDEGDGDRWWDADTVILPEEFVDESGASVCDSVVTRCRDAVWYYLF